Part of the Venturia canescens isolate UGA chromosome 2, ASM1945775v1, whole genome shotgun sequence genome is shown below.
ATGATCGCTTTCCGGGATTTGAAGAGATGAAGTAGGTGAAAATGTTTGACAATGGAGCATGAAATTAAATGCTAATAAATTTTCTTGTGAACAGGTTTGCGAGGGGTGGCTATTGACGGTATCCACGACCGGGGTACGGAGGACCAAATATTGCAGGTAAGAATTTATTGGTCGAATATTTCATAAATGGGCTATTGTCGAAACTGATTACCGTGAGTGTATGAAAGTTTTCCAGGGGGTTGTACCGCCCTCGTGAGATCGCGACCGGATGGAAGTAGCGGGTAGCGTCTGGAGACTTCTGCTGATAAGAGTGGTCAGCAAAAGATTCCTCCGCTCGCGTGAGAAAGAAATCGTGATGACTTCATCTTATATGCCTTTGTGTGACGGAGATTTTAACGGATGCGTGTATGATGGTAAACTAAATGATGCTCTCGTTACCCCGGGAGTACATAACGGGTAAGCgtttcttctatttttcttttatttataaattgaaTAGCAAACGCGTGCGTGCACGTATCTTTGGACTCGACGATAATTTAGCACTTCGAGTGCTTGATCGTTTTCGGATATGCGTatgtgtattagggtggtcgttatttgggtcACATGTGAATTTCGCAAGTCCCCTCGTAAAAACACAATCAAGGTGTATAAAAAATGAGGTATGCAAATTTTTAAGATGCCCGGAAAATTTTAAACTGTACCCCTAGAGGTTTGAATTTTAAAGGcaaaaataaatgtattttGTCATGCTCTCACTCAATCGTTTCTCCTACGTTTAATATTGgtgagaaaaatctaaaactcAGCACATATATTGTGTATATTATAaggtatgaaattttttttttttagatttttccaacaactattattataattaccaGTGGTACACAGATAACcttatttttgactttttaagtTATTCCCGTCAACCGTTGCTGGTTGTTTCTGTTgctattttaataaaagtttCGACTATATCTATAAAATTCCGTacctaaaagttcaatttttgaGAAAGCCCTGGAAATTCCCTAGaactaaatttgaattttaaatttaaacaaaaagataatttcaattaaatgaaataaattattgtaattAAAGATTCAACTCTTATGGACGATAAAATTACATgtgttatatttttatacatcgaattatgaaaaatcacCGAATTTCGAATCGTACGAAAAATTAACTACAAAATACCATTTTGTAATATATTTCCACGTAAACGTTTGACGGACTGCTTACTTGGAGCTGGTATCTTGATTTTCTTTATAATGAGTTTGCTACAGGTGACCTAGAGGTATCGAACGTAAACAATATTTAAAGCGGAAATATATTACCAAATGGTATTTTATAGTTAATTTTTCAtacgatttattttatttatttgaaattatttttttgtttaaatttgaaattcaaatttagttCTAGAGAATTTCCAGAGCTTTTACAAACATTGAACTTTTAAGTATGGAATTTTATAGATAtagtcgaaaattttattgaaatagcAACAGACACAACCAGCAATGGTCGACGTGAATAacttaaaaagtcaaaaataagGTTATCTGTGTACCACtggtaattataataatagttgttggaaaaatctaaaaaaaataaatttcataccTTATAATATACACAAAATATGTGCTGAGTATTAGATTTTTCTCACCAATATTAAACGTAGGAGAAACGATTGAGTGAGAGCATgagaaaatacatttatttttgCCTTTAAAATTCAAACCTCTAGGGGCACAGTTTAAAATTTTCTGGGCGTCTTGAAAATTCTCACACCTCATTTTTTATACACCTTGATTGTGTTTTTACCAGGGGATTTGAGAAATTCACATGTgacccaaataacgaccaccctaatgtTTACCGGTCAAAAGTTTCCGGACAAAAGCCTGGAAAAGTTCTCGCACTCTTTTTTGTGCCACGACGCCGCTACTCAATATATCGGAATGCAACAAGGCGCATTTCAAAGGAGAGACATTTGGCTtcaatttggtttttttttgaaaagtttctaCGACTTTTTTTACGTGTGCTACATCATATTGAAACGGTTCGCTTTTTggcgttatttttatcgttttcaaCTGAACCGCGGttggagataaaaaattttgtcctTAGTTTTGCAAGCGCATCTTCAAAGGCACAAGCCTCAGCTTTAATTTTGTTTATATACCATTTACCAAATTACCTCGAACTTATACTATTTGCTGCCCGAACAAATAATTTGCTAGCCGAGCAAATGATTTTGCAGGATCGgtattgtgacgtgacattttgccccgccactcgtgcgaaccgtgtcgaccagtggaccgggtttgcggcccattttgacgccactgcgactcgtcgggcgatgttcggaacgagactcaccgCTACGTAATGTTAAGCTTTAGTTTAAGGATTCGCGCCTATAATCTGTTGCGCGACAATTACCTTTTGTTTTACCTATTCCTGGCCCGTgttgggaagagagagaaagagttcagTTTTCGTGAGTTACCTTGATTAcaatatttcagaaatctaCTGTAGTTTCCGAGGTTTGGCCCTGCCTCCGCCACGTTGGACCGAGCGCATCGCTAATTTATACCTCCCGCACTACCTCGCTGTTCAAACCGATCTCGCCCGCGGGGAGCACTCTTCTCACGTCGTCTTCGAGCTTCGAACATCACTCTCGACCTGcggacggctgagaggacacgctggcataggccatccgttgaacgccgcccgtgcctctcccgccgtagcaaccgagagttgcaccgtccgcacagctgcgaattcgggtgccacggtccgtgcaatacggcgcctcggtcggtgggattcgggggagtttcctggaggagaggtgctgcaattgcctggtggcttatcgtcgtgggcccaccgtgatttcatgacgtctggagtcatgagggaggcctcccctctgccttttcagagatgcccgccggatccccaagaggaaaggcactcggaTCACAGCCACTTAGTCGGGAGGAGCATTTCGCGTGGGCGGAAGAGGCGAGAGCAGCGAGGAACATCGTGCAATTAAAAATAGCGTAAAAGCGGTGCGGAAAGTAATTTCCGTACGCGCTTCACTTTTGAATTTACCGCGAATACGCGAGCCGGGAGGCCGAACGCTAGTTCGCGCCCggcgtgtgagcgctgcggtgctgggtccgagtggtggggagagcgccgaacaccgaggaccgctcgcacgcacaattagtctAGTTCCGAGCACCGTACTGGCGAGTCTGCGTTCTGGCGAAAATCATCGTGCCTTTCCTTTGTGCGGCGAGTTGGAtccctcggtaagtccgttcTTTATCTCCCCGAATCGTTTGTCTTGTTGagctttcatatttttctttttcggaatCTAGTTCCGAGTTTTAGTTCAGATTTATATGGCGTTTCGAGAGACTTACGAGTCGAAGTATcgtgcgagattgcggccgatacttcccgggtCTCGAATTTTGATAAAGTAACGCTCAACTAGGCAAATCGATTCCTTCAAGTTGGTTCAATAATTTCGCGCATTCAATTCCGTAAAATTGTCGTTATTAGAATTATATCCTTtgagtttttcgttttgtgaAGGCGTTGAATATAACGCGCAATATCTTTCGAGtacctctgtctctctctccttgcacgcgccgagggctctagcgagcgcgcccggtcgcgcgatgttttcgtgctttctctctcgtacttGTTGTCGCGCTACGGACTATACGGCGGTTAGTTGCGTTcgcgtttatttttatatttcgttcCTTTCTTCTGTATCGCGTGTTATTGTTCTCTCGTAGTTTAACCGACGTGCGACGTATTACCGTTTTCCGATaccttattcttttattacgttaactattacttaaattatttatcagtCCGTCATTACCTTGTCGCTCGCATTTTCTCACACTAGTACTTTACCTTCGGCCTTTGCCGCCGTTTACCTCGTACCTACGCGTTACCTACAGTcttcgcgactgattaattttacctacagtcctcgcgactgattagcTTTACctgcagtcctcgcgactgacgACTagttttacctacagtcctcgcgactgattaactttacctacagtcctcgcgactgattaattttacctacagtcctcgcgactgattaatcgtacctccagccctcgcggctgatgaactttacctgcgcattacctacggtacttgttaccggttaccttttacctacagCCCTTGTGGCTGATTGatcgtacctccagccctcgcggctgatgaactttacctgcgctttacctacggCCCTCGCGGCTGGTTACGTGTTACCTGCGTTTACCTGAGACACTCAATTCGTGGGTGTCGAATAACGAATGTGAGGCGTGCGAATATGCGAAGCGACAGATCAGCTctattaatttcattatccAGATTCTACCCGTCACTTGTATTATATGGCCTGAACTTTTGTccgatcattaaaaatttaccGAATCTCGTATTTGATTATGTTGTTCTCGATTGTTCACGGCGTTCAATGTTAATGTCTTTCTTGTAACTTTACGCGTCGTCACggagttgaataaattgtgaatattttgcCAAATTACTATCTTGTGCCGATTATGTTATTTTGCGTTCctgattgctacttttccccaaggatccccccctctaccttctgtatctcagtttgagctgagtagccggaccgtcctcggtcactcgtgtctctcgCGCACTCTGAGTATCGTGATCTGTTGGCGTCACCATCGTAgagagtgaataaaattaaagtcgagtaatcgacggcacttcgtacctggcgcccaattcactctcgtggccggagagtcgtgcgagccgacgagacgggtgagccgagaagggaccaaTCGTACCCTCGCGGGAAAAATTGCGTTACAGTATATAGGGTTTTTATGCTCCAAAATAATTCCACTTCATTTCCAAAACATACATGCATGTACAATCAACTTATtatgtataaaaataaatcgaaaaaatgtatatcgaTTGAGAATTATTCAATTGttcaaacttatttttttccaaacataGTTAACGGATATAtaccaaataaatttttcctacCTGAGCCGGGGATTCGAACCTGAGACCTATGATTTCCTACCTACACGCCCTATCCATTATGCTACCGATCGCTTATGAATTTGTATGCTCGTTAACATACTTGtgtcgataaaaatttatataattGGGGTGCTTATAATTCAaaaattgtcgatttttttttttacatttttgcaatggtttaattttttttctagaaataaaatcaaataattttttttcaaaattttcaaataaaattttgaaaactgtatttattataaaagaaaaagtttacaaatttttaaggggtgCTTCATtgtgctcaattttttttttcattattgctcgttttctcatttttgcaattgttcaatttttttccagatatAAAATCAGATGAATATctttcaagattttcaaaataaaatttcgaaaactgTATTTACTAATATAATAAGGCTTTTTTCAATTGGATTTAAGAACGTTTTTCAGACATTTGATTTAGTTCAATTGTAAATCTGTCGCGTTCTTTGATGGTCCCATCGTGTACAAAGTTGGGCACACTAGCAATTGAAATGCTTCATATGAAAATGAGTATGATTGAAAAAGGTCAGGGTTCCGGAATGAAATGTcatacattttatcaattttcattctgtacaatgttttattggaaataaaaaactttacatGCTAGAAACATAAATATTTAAGCTTAAATGCAATAACGCAATACAATATATTTTGCACCGTTTGACATTGTGTGAGCGTACACAGGAAGAGGATCGACTAAATTTGTCGCtataacacaaattttttcatctatcaATTCCACTTCATACGCTAATACGTGGCTATCTAGACCTAAAGTGAGATAACGCTTACACAGAAATATCGGTACATCACCTAGTATATCATGACTAACAAAAATGTGTGTGATTTGACCGAATTCTGGAGACAAGTCTCGAGTTCCTATTATCAACGCCATTTTAGGTTTGAATGTAGTGCCCTTATACTCAACTCAATTCGTttgagaacatttttggtcGCGTATCTCTGAcggaagaatttcataaaaatctacCGATCGATTTAAATTTAATGTGTTACTGGAGCCAATATTCATGGGAGGCAATatacttttattttctataAATCGATAACAAAGTGCCAATTGATGCTTTATTGCCACTGAACGGCAAATATTGATGCGCGAAGTATTTACTGAGGCTGGACTAGTCAAATCTCGATGTTTCGCTTCGAAACGTATCGATGATATATTGTTAAGAGGGCCACTTTGGAGAAAAACTTCAGGCGCGTGAGtaacgaaatgaaattttggctTAAACGAATTTCCAGTTAATTCCATATATAACCTATGGTGTTCCGCAATCAATACACGAAGATTACCAACCATCGTCTTTGGTAATTTTCGGGCCATTACAATTTCGAGGATTTCGCGTAATAAACAGTACAATTTCCAGAAAGGATTCGTGTGAGAAACAAGATCTCCAATTAGGACACCAAACAATCTTACAAAATGGAACATTTCTGCTGCtgtcatttttaatttttttccttttagagCATCTTTGTTTATGAAAGGGGGCTTGTTAGAATTATCGATAGGACCATATTCAAACATAAGTAGTCGGTCGTTTAACGTTTCCAGATCGAATTCTTTCCATTTTCCATCTGTAAGACCTGCAATAACCTCTATCATGTCATAATGACAAATTCCCTCTGGAAAATCGTGCATTGTATCAAGAGCATAATTTTTGCAAACGTCAAATGATGGAATATCATTGAATATGCTGCAATCTTTAATGCCTGTGAGAgtcgaatcattttttattaaatctgATTGATAATTGTCCTTATTTCGGGATAATTCTGGTGCTGCCTCTACAGCGCTTTGAGTATCCATTTTGAtcattttacaaattctgcaaaaaaaatttgccgaGAACGATTCCACGAAATCTAAAATTCCGTTCAACCCAAGGTTATCTCCCAATatgagacctgtgacgaaataaacTTGTTTCACCTCATGCATACTGTTTATTGTGAGGCCCTCTTTTTCTAAATAAATTAGCTCATTTATTAATggtttcaaaatgttttcattcttATACGTTACTCTGGAATCAGATTCGAACAAAAgcacgaggaaaaaattttgcaatgCTGAACGACATTCGTTAGGTAGACAGGCGATGGAAGCATAAACTGCACCTAGCTTTGCGCTGTGCGATCCTAAAGGATTATTAACTTCaacatcatgaaaaaaaatgaaaagtggcAGAATCAAATTAGATTGCTTGAAACTCGATATTTTGAACTTCCATAATTCACCTTggataaaattttcgatttgagACGATTTTGAAACCTCATTCATGTACGACAATATGTCATTCAAAGCATTTGgcaattccaaaaaatttttaagaactGCGCGCAACGGTATGAATTGACCGGTTATTTTTGTGTTGACTTCGCGAACGTTGTTACAAGTTGGTTTAGGAGCTTTAGTCATACCGATGACATAAGTAATAGGTTCAATGTACTGGCCcgaattcgaaaaatgtttgaatctTAAAAATTCTGTTCCGAGATTTTCAAAAGGATCGGTGAGCTTATTGAACATTAACTGAATCTCTTGAATGGTCGCCTGATCTGTCGACGATTCTGTCAAAGCGTTCAAAACTCGAGTTTTCATAGCCTCTACAAATTTAccgttgaaaaaatcttttaaatCGCCGATTATGTTTTGAACTAGGTTTCGAGGGAGACGTGGGTTAGCGGATAATTTCGCTACGAATAATTCTGCACTTTTTGTCaatgttgatgaaaaatttgaactcGAAATATCGGGTGATTGAACGATTTCACACTCATTTGTATATGTTGCCTCTTCAAAAGTATCAGACACTACTGCGgttgattgtttttttgaaTCGTCACTTTTTTGATTATGACTTGACTGAAGATGTTTCcggtatgaattttttgacccAAAAGATCGATTATATAAATCTTCTCCGCAAGTAAATATATACGAATCTGAAATTCGATGATTGATCTTCAAGTGTGTAATTAATCTCTGTATGGTTGAGCAATTCAGGTGACATTCGTAGCACTTCGgcatttttgttgaaaattatATAAATCAAGAGTCAAGATTTACAATTCTGGTCCAGTTTTTGATACTTGACTGTTTGAAAACTCCTGCAACACTTTTTCTAAATCGCTGCAGTAGGCATCGTACTTTTTGTTAGCGGGCAAACCGTAAACTCCTCGTTGGAAGAACTGCCAAATTTGACTGGCCTCTGGCGGATACTGGGCATCCAGCGCGTAGAAGCTCTTGAAAGTGATGTCGATAGCTTTAAGTGGAGACTCGACTTCGTATCGAATATCTCCATCCAGGATGACGAAAGACTGCTGAATTTCGTCAAATGAAGGTCCGATAATAGCTGCTGTGGGTTGCAATTGACAACCAAACCGTTTCAGTCGATTTTGACGCTCCCTCAATTTCAAGTCCAAATCTCCGATTATCTGTAATTTAGTTAAATCAGGTTTAAATAAGTATCTTTAAAAAGCACGCTTAGAAATCCATAATATCAAGAAAAGAGACTTACTTTCACATGAAGAAGGAAACCTTCTTGCATTTCTACCTTCGATGGTCGACAGTTGGGAACCGCTTTTGCTTGTTTTCGGGCGGTAATAACGCGAAAGATTTGGCTCATGTGCATCAATAGGAATGACATTTGAGCGGCTACAGAGAAAAATATCTGGTAAATTTTGATgcatattgaattttcaaattaatgtaaaacataaaaaaaattacttataTGGATTTGTAATCGTAACAGCCAcctcacttttattttttggtAGCTTTTGAATCAAAAATTTCTGCAGCAATGGCCAAAGGGcatagatttttttcgacacctCTGGATACAGTGTATCGAAGTCAATTTCCAGCTGAAAAATAGAATCAGAATATATTGCCTGATTCTAAATTATTAGGTAATCAagtcaaaatttgaaataatgctAAATTACCAATTCGTAAGCTCTcttggattttttaaaaaccgGGTAACTGAGTAGATACTCTCTTATTGAAAGATTCGatgcgatgagaatttttcttctttccggTGCAGTTTCCGTCCAATTTGTGATTATCGTGACCCATGGACCATCGTTATTTTGCAGCCATAAAATCAGGTCGTGTTTTTCAGTGTCATCACTACTTGCAATATCCTGTTCTGTAGAGccatctaataaaaaaatagatataaattttcatttgaatcgaAAGTGATTTACTCAATGTATTTATAGcgttaaaaactttttcgagGTCGAGGTTTTCTcctcgacaaatttttgatattaaacaaaagaaataggCTCGAGAATTGACCGGACTAGCTTTCGATATTCTCGGTAGAGGGGTGTGAGCCTTCTAGAGGAAAATAATTACGGGAATGCAGAGCTGGGATtacaaatataatttattagaaaacagaataagaaacaaagataatattaaaaatttcccaAATTTTCCAGTTAGTAATTTCGTCAATATAATATTTGATTAACACTTGTCACTTCTGTTGAACATCTGTTCTCGGATATAATGCAAACGATACAATTTACGATACGAAAGTAAGGCGTAGCCTACGAAATTACGATACACTGGTTCTCGGTGACAGAACACGAAATTACGATAATTCTTAACCTAGGACTCTGATCCGGATGTAAATCTTTAATTTAACGAATTCCTCTCGGCAATTCTATTAATTccgcaacgataagaaatttactattgatgaccaaataaatcaaaaaggaCGTTAGAATTCAATTCACTCGTGCGACAAAGTAACCATTCgatatcgttcaattttccgatatttcaCCGATTTTAATTTGCGCGCAAAATGATACAAAAACGAGACAAAATTATGAACGAGGCAACGGCTCACCGCAATGGTTTCAGAAATTGTAACTCCGGCAATTATCTTCGGAATTACGATTCGATTTCGGGGCGTTGGCTTCTCGAAGGCAAAAGATGAGGCTCAAGAGAATGCGTCCTTCCTCGTTGTGGTCCGGATTTCGAGTAACgagatcgattcgaaatttctataaCGTGGTAGTATGGGACCTAACCTCCCCACCCTTAGCCTCCTCGTTTGATCGAGTTGTTAACGGGTTCTTCGAGAATCTTCGCGAATAATTTCGCcctcattatttcaaattgtcGACGTTCGAGAATTCGTTGTTGACAATATCGACGTTGGATCTCGGTGTTGGTAGACACCCCGCGAGTTCGACGGTTCGGGGTGAGGGCTTTGAGTTAGCGTCCCACCGCTCGATGTTTTGAATCTCGTACTCGATGACCAACGAGATCTACGATGAAATGACGGACGATCTTCTATATTCGAACTGCCCAATTTCTCTGCTCTCGCTTCTTCGTTGATTTTACGAAACTCGTCGCTCGCccataaaatgtttaaatgtgaaacaaaaagaatataaaataaaattcataatttttggtTTCTTTATCGCTTGAGACTTTTGAGGAGTATTCGTTCGAGAGGAATTCTGACAACGTTGAAAGACGCCTTCCCCTGAGCCATGTTTGaggaattatacatttttcagtGACGAGCAGAATTGCCACGTCACAGCGcattaattaataattcaaaaagTACTGTTACTTTAACGCAACTCTTGAGGCGGAAAGTAAACTAGAtgtaataaatgaaataatacaTATTTACAGTattcaaatttaataaaacataAATACATACTATTTTTGCAGTTTCGTCAGAGTCAGTGATCGGAAGTCTCTCTTGATGAATTTCAACCTCTTGTGTCGAAGCTTGAATTGGTGCTACGATTGGTATCTGTTTTTCCAGATCTTGATCTTTCAATTCTGCAGTGTTTAAGAATATTAAATCCTTTTCCGAAATCTCGCAATCACTGAGTTCTCGTTGCAATCTAGGCagaaacaacaaattttttagtaatttttcatATCAGTGTCGCATGGAGTGAatcaaaatatattatttttatcttacCGGTAGTTATTATTTGATTGAGGTAGCCATCAAAGGtcgaatcgaaaaatttttcacatgTAGGCCAGGAAACGGAGCTCTAAATTCCTCAGACTGTGATTCATTTCTAATCTGAAAGCCGTCAGTGCCATCACACGCGTAATGGTCCCCCAAACTTAACTGAATAATTTTggacaaaaaattattatctttttatttgttatcAACAAATTAGTGAAAGAAAACgcattttttttggtttttcgctTATAAAACGAAAACCAATGGAGCTATGAGAAAGCAATCAATAGACAAAATGTAGAGAACAAAAATGCGAAGAGAATGAGCCCCGAAACGACCCGATCGATTAACAATTAACggagaaaattttaaaaaacatttaaaagtagcgttttttcaaaaatttctatcGTCGCTAATTTTAAAGatggatcattttttttcgtacgattGTAGGTTTCGATAGATACTTCCTTTGCGAAAAATCCAGGCCCTGGCGGATAATTACTTTATTAGTTATAACACTCAGAAGTTGAGAGGGTCATTTTTGTCGGCAAGGC
Proteins encoded:
- the LOC122406301 gene encoding uncharacterized protein, which codes for MFEYGPIDNSNKPPFINKDALKGKKLKMTAAEMFHFVRLFGVLIGDLVSHTNPFWKLYCLLREILEIVMARKLPKTMVGNLRVLIAEHHRLYMELTGNSFKPKFHFVTHAPEVFLQSGPLNNISSIRFEAKHRDLTSPASVNTSRINICRSVAIKHQLALCYRFIENKSILPPMNIGSRTRDLSPEFGQITHIFVSHDILGDVPIFLCKRYLTLGLDSHVLAYEVELIDEKICVIATNLVDPLPVYAHTMSNGAKYIVLRYCI